In a single window of the Podarcis raffonei isolate rPodRaf1 chromosome 14, rPodRaf1.pri, whole genome shotgun sequence genome:
- the RSL1D1 gene encoding ribosomal L1 domain-containing protein 1: MDPATEFPVDQGQIKKAAQALLAFSASKQKKAEKLLLNEDQHVFLMVTVWKIPPREQVIKITLPHDILPATSDVCLFTKDEPGLTAEQTENLYRKLLSQHGITRISEVISYKTLKKEYKPYEAKRRLLSRFSLFLADDRIRRLLPSHIGKHFYRSKKAPVSVNLKAKNLSKEINQHLQGTILPVTNKGCCYSIRVGHSGMEASEICENVVAAVKVLATKAPQIWKSVKILHLKMSKSVALPIFTCSNPIRGAPQKQSDAEVEQENQAKKKKKKGKKTAGKKNLAKAGATGEISPVPAIAGEKKAAAAVSAVVKAEEDEDGDIPQLVPIEASPGVKNEKVLEPSPATGKEIKAGKKAAATLTLLGKRKTSPSPGTQLKTPGVGSKLLGRDKKPKTRS, from the exons ATGGATCCAGCTACGGAGTTTCCTGTGGATCAAGGGCAG ATTAAAAAAGCAGCCCAGGCCCTCCTTGCATTCAGCGCCAGTAAGCAAAAAAAGGCAGAGAAGCTTCTGTTGAATGAGGACCAGCATGTATTTCTGATGGTCACCGTTTGGAAAATCCCTCCACGTGAACAAGTCATCAAAAT AACACTGCCTCATGATATTTTGCCGGCCACATCAGATGTTTGCCTCTTCACAAAAGATGAGCCAGGCTTAACAGCTGAGCAGACTGAGAACTTGTACAGGAAACTCTTGTCCCAGCATGGGATCACAAGGATCAGCGAG GTCATCTCCTACAAAACACTGAAAAAAGAATATAAACCTTATGAAGCAAAGCGTCGCCTCCTGAGtcgattttctctctttttggctGATGACCGGATTCGACGGCTTCTGCCATCGCACATAGGGAAACACTTCTATAGGAGTAAAAA GGCTCCTGTATCTGTGAATCTAAAAGCGAAGAACCTCTCTAAGGAAATAAACCAGCATCTCCAAGGCACTATTCTTCCAGTCACGAACAAGGGCTGTTGCTA TTCTATACGTGTTGGTCACAGTGGCATGGAGGCCTCGGAGATCTGTGAAAACGTTGTTGCTGCCGTGAAAGTGTTAGCCACGAAAGCCCCCCAG ATCTGGAAAAGTGTTAAGATCCTTCATCTCAAGATGAGCAAATCTGTTGCTCTTCCGATCTTTACCTGTAGTAATCCCATAAGAGGCGCTCCTCAGAAACAGTCAGATGCCGAAGTTGAACAG GAAAaccaagcaaagaagaagaaaaagaaagggaaaaagacAGCTGGAAAGAAGAACTTGGCTAAAGCCGGGGCAACAGGAGAAATCAGCCCGGTTCCTGCCATTGCTGGGGAaaagaaggcagcagcagcagtctctgcCGTTGTCAAAGCGGAAGAAGATGAGGATGGAGACATTCCACAGCTGGTTCCAATTGAAGCATCTCCCGGTGTGAAAAATGAGAAG GTGCTGGAGCCTAGTCCtgccacaggaaaagaaatcaaagcaGGCAAAAAAGCTGCAGCAACTCTAACTCTGCTTGGCAAGAGGAAGACATCCCCGTCTCCAGGAACACAACTGAAAACACCTGGAGTTGGGTCGAAATTGCTCGGACGAGACAAGAAACCCAAGACCCGAAGCTAA